In Hamadaea flava, a genomic segment contains:
- a CDS encoding MFS transporter has product MPPKLVRPRLTLGAGGLAVLLGALDAYVLVSLLTSVVTDLDIPINHLERATPVITGYLLGYVAGMPLLGRLSDRYGRRVVILACLVAFALGSVATASATGIVQLVAGRGLQGLAGGALLPVTMALAADVFGDRRRAAALGWVGAAQELGAVLGPLFGAAVGGWLGWRGIFWLNLPLAALCALAVWFALPARDSALPARDSALPARDSALPNHDDALPARDTALPAPDDATAGDKATGRPKVDVVGGVLLAIALGLLVAGLYNPEPEHQVLPSWGLPTLGAGVLALIGFAVWESRAKVMLIDLTGVRRTPFFGSLLASLCAGAALLVTLVDVQLVAQTVFGKSAWDGTLLLTRFLVALPVGAVLGGLLLRFAGERVLTVLGLLLSAGAYLLIAGWPADALAAHHPLGLPRVDTDLVLAGLSLGLVIAPLSAVVLRVVPAAQRGVASAALVVSRMIGMLFGVAALSAWGFHRFRELTATLNTPLPFGVSEEDFQRQMTAYEQALRAALQTEYREIFLATAVICVVGAIGGLLLGGDSSDRRRLEVTADR; this is encoded by the coding sequence GTGCCCCCTAAGCTCGTACGCCCCCGGCTGACGCTGGGAGCCGGCGGCCTGGCCGTCCTGCTCGGCGCGCTCGACGCGTACGTGCTGGTCTCGCTGCTGACCTCGGTCGTCACCGATCTCGACATCCCGATCAACCACCTCGAGCGGGCGACCCCGGTCATCACCGGATACCTGCTCGGCTATGTGGCCGGGATGCCGCTGCTCGGCCGGCTGTCCGACCGGTACGGCCGCCGTGTGGTCATCCTGGCCTGCCTGGTGGCGTTCGCCCTCGGGTCGGTCGCGACCGCCTCGGCGACCGGGATCGTCCAACTCGTCGCCGGCCGGGGCCTGCAGGGCCTGGCCGGCGGCGCCCTGCTGCCGGTGACGATGGCGCTGGCGGCGGACGTCTTCGGCGACCGCCGCCGCGCCGCCGCGCTCGGCTGGGTCGGAGCCGCACAGGAACTTGGTGCGGTCCTCGGACCGCTGTTCGGTGCGGCCGTCGGTGGTTGGCTGGGCTGGCGTGGCATCTTCTGGCTCAACCTGCCGCTGGCGGCGTTGTGCGCGCTGGCGGTCTGGTTCGCCCTGCCTGCTCGGGACAGCGCCCTGCCTGCTCGGGACAGCGCCCTGCCTGCTCGCGACAGCGCCCTGCCCAATCATGACGACGCCCTGCCCGCCCGCGACACCGCCCTGCCCGCCCCAGACGACGCGACCGCCGGAGACAAGGCAACGGGACGGCCGAAGGTCGACGTCGTGGGCGGCGTCCTGCTCGCGATCGCCTTGGGCCTGCTCGTGGCGGGCCTCTACAACCCCGAACCGGAGCACCAGGTGCTCCCGTCCTGGGGTCTGCCCACTCTCGGCGCGGGTGTGCTGGCGTTGATCGGGTTCGCCGTCTGGGAGTCCCGGGCGAAGGTGATGCTCATCGACCTCACGGGCGTGCGGCGTACGCCGTTCTTCGGATCGCTGCTGGCCAGCCTCTGCGCTGGGGCGGCGCTGCTGGTGACCCTGGTCGACGTGCAACTGGTCGCGCAGACCGTCTTCGGCAAGTCGGCGTGGGACGGCACCCTCCTGCTCACCCGATTCCTCGTCGCGCTGCCGGTCGGCGCGGTCCTCGGCGGTCTGCTGCTGCGGTTCGCCGGCGAACGGGTGCTGACCGTCCTCGGGCTGCTGCTCAGCGCGGGGGCGTACCTGCTGATCGCGGGGTGGCCGGCCGACGCGCTCGCCGCCCACCACCCGCTGGGGCTGCCCAGGGTGGACACCGATCTCGTGCTCGCCGGGCTGAGTCTCGGCCTGGTCATCGCACCGTTGTCGGCGGTCGTCCTCCGGGTCGTGCCGGCCGCGCAACGAGGTGTCGCCTCGGCCGCGCTCGTGGTCTCGCGGATGATCGGCATGCTCTTCGGCGTCGCCGCCCTGTCCGCGTGGGGATTCCACCGGTTCCGGGAACTCACCGCCACCTTGAACACCCCGCTGCCGTTCGGAGTGTCCGAAGAGGACTTCCAACGGCAGATGACCGCGTACGAGCAGGCCCTGCGGGCGGCCTTGCAGACCGAGTACCGCGAGATCTTCCTCGCGACCGCGGTGATCTGCGTGGTCGGCGCGATCGGCGGCCTGCTGCTCGGCGGCGACAGTTCAGACCGGCGTCGCCTGGAGGTCACCGCGGACCGTTAG
- a CDS encoding LppX_LprAFG lipoprotein: MSRTLRAVAALSLLAIVVSGCSKKDDPTPTQSASTLPNGATLLTEAAVAMATVKTAHFTLSVDGDIENLSISKAEGDLTREGNAKGTATLTQSGLKVETEFVIVGQDAYLKGPTGGFTKVPLSFAATVYDPSAILDPTRGVANLLKVAKNPQTTAQEGNAYKVTFEPDATALQAVVPTKVTGITAAVWIDSATKQVTKGQFTVPASGGKPGGTINVTFSNYDAPVTISAP; this comes from the coding sequence ATGTCACGGACACTCCGCGCGGTAGCCGCGCTGTCTTTGCTCGCGATCGTCGTCAGTGGATGCTCGAAGAAGGACGACCCGACGCCCACCCAGTCGGCGAGCACGCTGCCCAACGGCGCGACCCTGCTCACCGAGGCGGCGGTGGCGATGGCGACCGTGAAGACGGCCCACTTCACCCTCAGCGTCGACGGCGACATCGAGAACCTGTCGATCAGCAAGGCCGAGGGCGACCTGACCCGCGAGGGCAACGCCAAGGGCACGGCCACCCTCACCCAGAGCGGGCTGAAGGTCGAGACCGAGTTCGTCATCGTCGGCCAGGACGCGTACCTCAAGGGCCCGACGGGCGGCTTCACCAAGGTGCCGCTGTCGTTCGCCGCCACCGTCTACGACCCGTCGGCGATCCTCGACCCGACCCGGGGCGTGGCCAACCTGCTGAAGGTCGCGAAGAACCCGCAGACCACGGCCCAGGAAGGCAACGCGTACAAGGTGACCTTCGAGCCCGACGCGACCGCGTTGCAGGCCGTCGTCCCGACCAAGGTCACCGGCATCACGGCCGCCGTCTGGATCGACTCGGCCACCAAGCAGGTCACCAAGGGCCAGTTCACGGTGCCGGCCTCGGGCGGCAAGCCGGGCGGCACGATCAACGTCACGTTCTCCAACTACGACGCTCCCGTGACCATCAGTGCCCCCTAA
- a CDS encoding beta-ketoacyl-[acyl-carrier-protein] synthase family protein yields MNAQDVVVTGLGATTPMAGDVAGLWAGLLAGNSGVRRIDDLLEGVPFGDEMPTRIAAPMAVSPDGVLPRVQARRMDRCQQAALVASQQAWEDAGRPEVDPVRLAVVIGTGIGGVGTLLGMDDLLEEKGPGRISPLTVPMLMPNGPAAWVSLEYGARAGVYTTVSACASGAEALALGARLIREDEADVVIAGGAEAAINPLTIAGFAQARTLSKRNDDPARASRPFDVDRDGFVLGEGAGAMILERADFAAARGARVLGRLAGFGITADAHHITGPDPTGAGQIRAIRKAVRDGGLEPSDVDHVNCHATSTVVGDVYEAVAIRAALGDKPVLTAPKSSLGHLVGAAGAVEAIITLLSVAHGVIPATLNLAEKAADVPLDVVTGSPREMTVGAAICNSFGFGGQNVSLLFTSV; encoded by the coding sequence ATGAACGCGCAGGACGTCGTCGTCACCGGGCTCGGTGCCACCACCCCAATGGCCGGTGACGTGGCCGGGCTCTGGGCCGGCCTGCTCGCCGGCAACTCTGGCGTACGCCGCATCGACGACCTGCTCGAAGGCGTGCCGTTCGGCGACGAGATGCCGACCCGCATCGCCGCGCCGATGGCGGTCTCCCCCGACGGCGTCCTGCCCCGGGTGCAGGCCCGCCGGATGGACCGGTGCCAGCAGGCCGCCCTGGTCGCGTCCCAGCAGGCCTGGGAGGACGCCGGCCGGCCCGAGGTCGACCCGGTACGCCTCGCCGTCGTGATCGGCACCGGCATCGGCGGCGTCGGCACCCTCCTCGGCATGGACGACCTGCTGGAGGAGAAGGGGCCCGGCCGGATCTCACCGTTGACGGTGCCGATGCTGATGCCCAACGGCCCGGCAGCGTGGGTGAGCCTGGAGTACGGAGCCCGCGCGGGCGTCTACACGACCGTGTCCGCCTGCGCGTCCGGGGCCGAGGCGCTCGCCTTGGGCGCCCGGTTGATCCGCGAGGATGAGGCCGACGTCGTGATCGCCGGCGGCGCCGAGGCGGCCATCAACCCGTTGACCATCGCCGGGTTCGCCCAAGCGCGTACCCTCTCGAAGCGAAATGACGACCCCGCGCGGGCCTCGCGCCCCTTCGACGTGGACCGGGACGGGTTCGTGCTGGGTGAGGGCGCGGGCGCGATGATTCTGGAGCGGGCCGACTTCGCCGCGGCGCGCGGTGCTCGTGTGCTGGGCCGCCTGGCCGGGTTCGGCATCACCGCGGACGCGCACCACATCACCGGCCCCGACCCGACCGGCGCGGGCCAGATCCGGGCGATCCGCAAGGCCGTCCGCGACGGCGGCCTGGAACCCTCCGATGTGGATCATGTGAACTGCCACGCCACGTCGACGGTGGTGGGCGACGTCTACGAAGCGGTCGCGATCCGGGCGGCGCTGGGCGACAAGCCCGTGCTCACCGCCCCGAAGTCGAGCCTGGGCCACCTGGTCGGCGCGGCGGGCGCGGTCGAGGCGATCATCACGCTGCTGTCGGTGGCGCACGGCGTCATCCCGGCGACGCTCAACCTGGCGGAGAAGGCGGCCGACGTCCCCCTGGACGTCGTGACCGGATCGCCGCGCGAGATGACTGTCGGCGCCGCGATCTGCAACTCGTTCGGCTTCGGCGGCCAGAACGTGTCGCTCCTGTTCACCTCGGTGTGA
- a CDS encoding TetR/AcrR family transcriptional regulator C-terminal domain-containing protein: protein MSTANRPSEVAEPPRARGRRTRAQILERAADLFAARGGDAVSVAEIAAAAGAHPHQITYYFTSKDGLFVHAAFLLLLRDAARLEPLGRRQRTPESFRIVLARAALALPTVPLAVQAMSIAGRRPELRAVAQHNLAILFRQAERYLTGVMTRRGWVVDRTPEAETRTFWSTVLGARLVSESGFGGRSDDIDLAGVLTIRLP from the coding sequence ATGTCCACCGCGAACAGGCCGTCCGAGGTCGCCGAACCGCCCCGAGCCCGAGGCCGGCGTACGCGGGCGCAGATCTTGGAACGGGCCGCCGACCTGTTCGCCGCCCGTGGCGGCGACGCGGTGAGCGTGGCGGAGATCGCCGCAGCGGCCGGCGCCCACCCGCACCAGATCACCTACTACTTCACCTCCAAAGACGGCCTGTTCGTTCACGCCGCCTTCCTTCTCCTGCTGCGGGACGCGGCCCGGCTGGAGCCGCTCGGCCGCCGCCAGCGCACGCCGGAGTCGTTTCGCATCGTCCTGGCCAGGGCGGCGTTGGCGCTGCCGACGGTGCCGCTCGCGGTACAGGCGATGTCGATCGCGGGCCGCCGCCCGGAACTGCGCGCAGTCGCCCAGCACAATCTGGCGATTCTGTTTCGGCAGGCCGAGCGCTATCTCACCGGCGTAATGACCCGGCGCGGCTGGGTGGTCGACCGCACGCCGGAAGCCGAGACGCGTACCTTCTGGAGCACCGTGCTGGGCGCGCGGCTCGTCTCCGAGTCCGGCTTCGGCGGCCGCTCCGACGACATCGACCTGGCCGGAGTGCTGACCATCCGGCTCCCCTAA
- a CDS encoding GNAT family N-acetyltransferase — protein sequence MISAIVVRPAGLADTDDVRAVGLAAWPPTYTPLTGPEYVRWALANWWSVEATARGIAAGDVLVAEVDDRIVGMAGLGEKDGVPVLWKLYVLPETQGSGVGSALMTAVFERLRGQGADRLRLEYLDGNDQAAAFYRAQGSREIGRTTDPDHPALPQDVWMEAAF from the coding sequence ATGATCTCCGCAATCGTCGTACGCCCAGCCGGCCTCGCCGACACGGACGATGTCCGCGCGGTCGGCCTCGCCGCGTGGCCGCCCACCTACACTCCGCTGACCGGCCCCGAATACGTGCGGTGGGCGCTGGCCAACTGGTGGTCGGTCGAGGCCACCGCTCGCGGCATCGCGGCCGGCGACGTCCTGGTCGCCGAGGTCGACGACCGGATCGTCGGCATGGCCGGTTTGGGTGAGAAGGACGGCGTACCGGTGTTGTGGAAGCTGTATGTGCTGCCCGAGACGCAGGGCTCCGGCGTGGGTTCGGCCCTGATGACGGCGGTGTTCGAGCGACTGCGCGGCCAGGGAGCGGATCGGCTGCGCCTGGAATACCTGGACGGCAACGACCAGGCGGCCGCGTTCTACCGCGCACAAGGGTCCCGGGAGATCGGCCGCACCACCGATCCCGACCACCCCGCCCTGCCACAAGACGTGTGGATGGAAGCCGCCTTCTAA
- a CDS encoding class I SAM-dependent DNA methyltransferase — MTFLESTRAAYDTMAPAYAEQFHDGLDGIPVERALLGAFADLVRSAGSGPVADVGCGTGTGTADLRKLGLDVFGVDLSPGMLALARERFPELSFTEASMTALPIADGSLAGLSAQYSIIHIPDEALPVVLAEFHRVLRPGGELLLFFMDRDEHVLRTEAFGLTFALNYYFRSPEVMTEALERNGFDVHVTVRRKTQAGENIPRGMIIARKSPL, encoded by the coding sequence GTGACGTTTCTGGAGAGCACCCGCGCCGCCTACGACACCATGGCCCCGGCGTACGCCGAGCAGTTCCACGACGGGCTCGACGGCATCCCGGTCGAACGGGCGCTGCTCGGCGCCTTCGCCGATCTCGTCCGGTCCGCCGGGTCCGGGCCGGTCGCCGACGTCGGCTGCGGCACCGGCACAGGGACGGCGGACCTGCGCAAACTCGGGCTCGACGTGTTCGGGGTAGATCTGTCGCCTGGGATGCTCGCCTTGGCTCGCGAGCGCTTTCCGGAGTTGTCGTTCACCGAGGCGTCGATGACGGCGCTGCCGATCGCGGACGGGTCGCTCGCCGGCCTGTCGGCCCAGTACTCGATCATCCACATTCCCGACGAGGCGTTGCCCGTCGTGCTCGCCGAGTTCCATCGAGTGCTGCGGCCCGGCGGTGAGCTGCTGCTGTTTTTCATGGATCGCGACGAGCACGTGCTGCGCACCGAGGCGTTCGGCCTCACCTTCGCGTTGAACTACTACTTCCGGTCGCCGGAGGTGATGACCGAAGCGTTGGAGCGCAACGGTTTCGACGTGCACGTCACGGTGCGCCGCAAGACGCAGGCAGGAGAGAACATCCCCCGTGGAATGATCATCGCGCGTAAATCGCCGTTGTAA
- a CDS encoding S1C family serine protease: MRRRLGRALPAAILVVALVGTAVIAYRWGAGDRDETPVARPSASPSATAPPTVSEVYSALAPSVVSITSVSKTESASGTGVIVNADGNILTALHVVDGATAIQVVFADGTQAKAQVAASDAATDIAVLLPDQLPSVVVPAVLGGGAAVGDDVIAIGNPLGLTLSTTTGVVSGLNRSLTREGKADLKGLIQFDAAVNPGSSGGPLLNAAGQVVGVVVALANPTKDGTFIGIGFAVPIGTAVGAGGERPPQI, encoded by the coding sequence ATGCGAAGGCGACTCGGAAGAGCTCTGCCGGCTGCGATCCTGGTCGTGGCGCTGGTGGGAACCGCCGTGATCGCGTACCGGTGGGGGGCGGGCGACCGGGACGAGACGCCGGTGGCCCGGCCGTCGGCGTCACCGAGCGCGACCGCTCCGCCGACGGTCAGTGAGGTCTATTCGGCGTTGGCGCCGTCGGTCGTCTCGATCACCTCGGTCTCCAAGACGGAGAGCGCCTCGGGCACCGGTGTCATCGTGAACGCCGACGGCAACATCCTGACCGCGCTGCACGTGGTCGACGGCGCGACCGCCATCCAGGTCGTCTTCGCCGACGGCACCCAGGCGAAAGCGCAGGTCGCCGCGTCCGACGCCGCCACCGACATCGCCGTGCTCCTGCCGGACCAGCTGCCGTCGGTGGTGGTGCCGGCGGTGCTCGGCGGAGGTGCTGCGGTCGGCGACGACGTCATCGCCATCGGCAACCCGCTCGGGCTGACCCTGAGCACCACCACCGGTGTGGTCTCGGGGCTGAACCGGTCGCTGACCCGCGAGGGCAAGGCCGACCTGAAGGGGCTCATCCAGTTCGACGCGGCGGTGAACCCGGGCAGCTCCGGCGGCCCGCTGCTCAACGCGGCCGGGCAGGTCGTCGGCGTGGTCGTCGCGCTGGCCAACCCGACCAAGGACGGCACCTTCATCGGCATCGGCTTCGCGGTGCCGATCGGCACGGCCGTCGGCGCCGGCGGCGAGCGGCCACCCCAGATCTAG
- a CDS encoding AAA family ATPase, whose protein sequence is MQPNGSAAPGSTLVEQVFYEVKKTIVGQDVLLERLVVALLARGHILVEGVPGLAKTLAVKSLAEAIGGQFHRVQFTPDLVPADIVGTRIYHQHSGEFQVSLGPVFTNLLLADEINRAPAKVQSALLEVMQERQVTIGRETHRVPEPFLVMATQNPIESDGTYPLPEAQVDRFMMKVLVGYPSATEEFVVVERALKAAAAIQAIIDPARLVALQQQVDQVYVDPALIEYAVRLTTATRTPALVGLDKLSRYVTYGASPRASINLVLAARALAFLRGRDYAVPQDLTDLALDILRHRLVLSYEALADEVSADAILTEVLLALPVPDIAMQAR, encoded by the coding sequence TTGCAGCCCAACGGTTCCGCAGCGCCCGGCTCGACCCTGGTCGAACAGGTCTTCTACGAGGTCAAGAAGACCATCGTGGGTCAGGACGTCCTGCTGGAGCGGCTCGTGGTCGCGCTGCTGGCCCGCGGGCACATCCTGGTCGAGGGCGTGCCCGGGCTGGCGAAGACCCTGGCGGTCAAGTCGCTGGCCGAGGCGATCGGCGGCCAGTTCCACCGTGTCCAGTTCACCCCGGACCTGGTCCCGGCCGACATCGTCGGCACCCGGATCTACCACCAGCACAGCGGCGAGTTCCAGGTGTCGCTCGGCCCGGTCTTCACCAACCTGCTGCTCGCCGACGAGATCAACCGAGCGCCGGCGAAAGTGCAGAGCGCGTTGCTGGAGGTCATGCAGGAACGCCAGGTCACCATCGGACGCGAGACGCATCGTGTGCCGGAGCCGTTCCTGGTCATGGCGACGCAGAACCCGATCGAGTCCGACGGCACCTATCCGCTGCCGGAGGCGCAGGTCGACCGGTTCATGATGAAGGTGCTGGTCGGCTATCCGAGCGCGACCGAGGAGTTCGTCGTCGTCGAGCGTGCGCTCAAGGCCGCGGCCGCGATCCAGGCGATCATCGACCCCGCTCGGCTGGTGGCGTTGCAGCAGCAGGTCGACCAGGTCTACGTCGACCCGGCCCTGATCGAGTACGCCGTGCGCCTGACCACCGCTACGCGTACGCCCGCGCTGGTCGGACTCGACAAGCTGAGCCGCTACGTGACCTACGGGGCGAGCCCGCGTGCCTCGATCAACCTGGTGCTGGCCGCTCGCGCGCTGGCGTTCCTGCGCGGCCGCGACTACGCCGTGCCGCAGGACCTCACCGACCTGGCCCTGGACATCCTGCGCCATCGGCTGGTGCTGTCCTACGAGGCACTGGCCGACGAGGTGAGCGCCGACGCGATCCTCACCGAGGTGCTGCTCGCGCTGCCGGTGCCCGACATCGCGATGCAGGCCCGGTAG
- a CDS encoding DUF58 domain-containing protein: protein MSLASDRLLRRLEWQVVRKLDGRLQGANRTVWHGAGIDFTDLRTYTSEDDVRHIDWNVTARMDETFVRQYTEERDLTAWLVLDRSASMRGGVGPGKDAVLGDLAICLARLLSQNGNRVGAVFYDNHFQRVIHPKTGRTQALRIAHELDRTDAGPTRGSTTDLAGMLRTVAGAARRRSLVFVLSDFIGEAGWERALGQLAYRHEVVVVRLVDPAELDLPDVGLVVVEDAETGEQILVDTSDPLLRRRLAAEVDARESALTETMRQARVTAHRITTDADLLRALVEMVQDSHRRRP, encoded by the coding sequence ATGAGCCTGGCCTCCGACCGGTTGCTGCGACGCCTGGAATGGCAGGTGGTCCGCAAGCTCGACGGGCGGCTGCAGGGCGCCAATCGCACGGTCTGGCACGGCGCCGGGATCGACTTCACCGACCTGCGGACCTACACGTCCGAGGACGACGTCCGGCACATCGACTGGAACGTCACGGCCCGGATGGATGAGACGTTCGTCCGGCAGTACACCGAGGAACGCGACCTCACCGCCTGGTTGGTCCTGGACCGGTCGGCCTCGATGCGCGGTGGGGTCGGCCCCGGCAAGGACGCGGTCCTCGGCGACCTCGCGATCTGCCTGGCCCGGCTGCTGTCGCAGAACGGCAACCGGGTCGGCGCGGTGTTCTACGACAACCACTTCCAGCGCGTCATCCACCCCAAGACCGGGCGTACGCAGGCCCTGCGCATAGCCCATGAGCTGGATCGGACCGACGCCGGCCCGACCCGGGGCAGCACGACCGACCTGGCGGGGATGCTGCGTACCGTGGCCGGCGCCGCCCGGCGACGCAGCCTGGTCTTCGTGCTGTCCGACTTCATCGGCGAGGCGGGCTGGGAGCGGGCGCTCGGCCAACTGGCGTACCGGCACGAAGTGGTCGTGGTGCGCCTGGTCGACCCGGCCGAGCTGGACCTGCCCGACGTGGGCCTGGTCGTGGTCGAGGACGCCGAGACGGGCGAGCAGATCCTCGTCGACACCAGCGATCCCCTGCTGCGCCGGCGGCTGGCCGCCGAGGTGGACGCGCGCGAGTCGGCGCTGACCGAGACGATGCGGCAGGCCCGGGTCACCGCCCATCGGATCACGACCGACGCCGACCTGCTGCGGGCGCTGGTGGAGATGGTTCAGGACTCGCATCGGAGACGCCCATGA
- a CDS encoding VWA domain-containing protein yields the protein MTVMYPLLAVVAVLLTAAAITAYVVLLRRWSAALRAAGLDLTAFSGPAGRRRHLPYALFLAALPLLLLALARPAAEVNVPRVSGTVILVLDVSQSMTADDVKPNRLSAAKTAAAGFVAAQPSTVDMGVVVFGQDGLATQAPTADHDAVLSAIDRASAAGGTSLRQAILVALTAIVGKPVALPADGQAPDLGYWGSATIVLFSDGEDTSGGGGGGGGGAAGDGSGGVQTAADLAATAGVRIETVGIGTAQGTTVKADGYQVATALREDVLTDLAATTGGSYHPASDTDQINQIHRSIDLRITTRPETVELTGVLAVAALVLLTAGGLLMISWHGRIV from the coding sequence ATGACGGTGATGTACCCGCTTCTCGCGGTGGTCGCGGTGCTGCTCACGGCGGCCGCGATCACCGCGTACGTGGTGCTGTTGCGCCGCTGGTCCGCCGCGCTGCGAGCGGCCGGGCTCGACCTGACGGCCTTCTCCGGCCCGGCCGGTCGCCGGCGGCATCTGCCGTACGCGCTGTTCCTGGCGGCGTTGCCGTTGCTGCTGCTGGCGCTGGCCCGGCCGGCGGCCGAGGTCAACGTGCCGCGGGTGTCCGGCACGGTCATCCTGGTCCTAGACGTGTCGCAGAGCATGACCGCCGACGACGTGAAACCGAACCGGCTGTCGGCCGCCAAGACCGCCGCGGCCGGGTTCGTCGCAGCCCAACCGAGCACCGTGGACATGGGTGTCGTCGTGTTCGGCCAGGACGGGCTGGCCACCCAGGCTCCGACGGCCGACCACGACGCGGTGCTGTCGGCCATCGACCGGGCCTCGGCCGCCGGTGGCACCTCGTTGCGGCAGGCCATCCTCGTCGCGCTGACGGCGATCGTGGGTAAGCCGGTCGCCCTGCCCGCCGACGGTCAGGCCCCGGATCTCGGCTATTGGGGGTCGGCGACCATCGTCCTGTTCTCCGACGGCGAGGACACCTCGGGCGGAGGTGGCGGCGGCGGGGGCGGAGCCGCCGGCGACGGCAGCGGCGGCGTGCAGACCGCGGCCGACCTGGCCGCCACGGCGGGCGTACGCATCGAGACCGTGGGCATCGGCACCGCGCAGGGCACCACCGTCAAGGCGGACGGCTACCAGGTCGCGACCGCGCTACGGGAGGACGTGCTGACCGACCTCGCCGCGACCACCGGCGGTTCCTACCACCCCGCCTCCGACACCGACCAGATCAACCAGATCCACCGCTCCATCGACCTGCGGATCACCACCCGTCCGGAGACCGTCGAGCTGACCGGCGTCCTGGCCGTCGCGGCACTGGTCCTGCTCACCGCGGGCGGCCTGTTGATGATCAGCTGGCACGGAAGGATCGTCTGA
- a CDS encoding VWA domain-containing protein — protein MSLSWPWALAALLVVPLLLAARWWANRRRRRYAVRVSSLALIRAAVPGRTSWRRRIPVILFSAALVFLAIGAARPQAAVRVPANATSILLAIDVSRSMCSTDVQPNRITAAQAAAREFIKAEGGETKIGLVTFSGIAAMLVEPTTDQDKLLKAIDGLRTGRGTAIGQAILTSIDAIAETNPAVPPTGVTAAEEASPAPSGAPAEYQADTIVVLTDGANTQGVEPVTAAEQASARGLRVYTIGFGTTQPAPMVCSADQISDGSAFGSDGGRFGGGFGGGFGGGRVQQIDEDTLEKVAEITGGEYFRAEDAEQLQDVLTDLPSNFVGQLKKVEISVWFVLLGTLLAVAAVVLSLRWNRSLSVPASVAAKPPAGPAAGADRSP, from the coding sequence ATGTCGCTCAGCTGGCCGTGGGCGCTGGCCGCCCTCCTCGTCGTCCCGCTGTTGCTGGCCGCCCGCTGGTGGGCCAACCGCCGACGTCGCCGGTACGCGGTACGTGTCTCCAGCCTCGCGTTGATCCGGGCGGCCGTCCCCGGGCGTACGTCGTGGCGGCGGCGCATCCCGGTGATCCTGTTCTCGGCGGCGCTGGTGTTCCTGGCCATCGGGGCGGCGCGCCCGCAGGCCGCGGTACGCGTACCGGCCAACGCCACGTCGATCCTGCTCGCGATCGACGTCTCCCGGTCGATGTGCTCCACCGACGTGCAGCCGAACCGGATCACCGCCGCGCAGGCGGCCGCTCGCGAGTTCATCAAGGCCGAGGGCGGCGAGACGAAGATCGGCCTGGTCACCTTCTCCGGCATCGCCGCCATGCTGGTCGAGCCGACGACCGATCAGGACAAGCTGCTGAAGGCGATCGACGGGCTGCGTACCGGCCGGGGCACCGCGATCGGGCAGGCGATCCTGACGTCGATCGACGCGATCGCCGAGACGAATCCAGCCGTGCCGCCGACCGGGGTGACCGCCGCCGAGGAGGCCTCGCCCGCACCCTCCGGCGCCCCGGCCGAATATCAGGCCGACACCATCGTCGTGCTGACCGACGGTGCGAACACCCAGGGCGTCGAACCGGTGACCGCCGCCGAGCAGGCGTCCGCGCGCGGTCTGCGGGTCTACACGATCGGCTTCGGCACGACGCAGCCCGCGCCGATGGTGTGCTCGGCCGATCAGATCAGCGACGGCTCCGCCTTCGGCAGCGACGGCGGCCGGTTCGGCGGCGGTTTCGGGGGAGGGTTCGGCGGCGGCCGCGTTCAGCAGATCGACGAGGACACCCTGGAGAAGGTCGCCGAGATCACCGGCGGCGAGTACTTCCGGGCCGAGGACGCCGAGCAGTTGCAGGACGTGCTGACCGATCTGCCGAGCAACTTCGTCGGGCAGCTGAAGAAGGTCGAGATCAGCGTGTGGTTCGTCCTGCTCGGTACGCTGCTCGCGGTCGCCGCGGTGGTGCTGTCCCTGCGGTGGAACCGGTCGCTGAGCGTGCCGGCGTCGGTCGCCGCTAAGCCGCCGGCTGGACCAGCGGCAGGAGCTGATCGATCCCCGTGA